A section of the Flavobacterium ardleyense genome encodes:
- a CDS encoding deoxynucleoside kinase — MHIAIAGNIGAGKTTLTTLLAKHFRWEPHFEEVVDNPYLDDFYHQMERWSFNLQIYFLNSRFRQILQIRESGKSVIQDRTIYEDAHIFAPNLHAMGLMTNRDFENYTSLFELMESLVSPPDLLIYLRSSIPNLVGQIHKRGREYENSISIEYLSRLNERYEAWVHGYTKGKLLIIDVDTIDFVNNPEDLGTIINRIDAELHGLF; from the coding sequence ATGCACATAGCAATAGCAGGAAATATTGGAGCAGGAAAAACAACTCTCACCACACTTTTGGCAAAACACTTTCGTTGGGAGCCCCATTTTGAAGAGGTTGTAGACAATCCGTACTTGGATGATTTTTACCATCAGATGGAGCGTTGGTCGTTTAACCTTCAGATATATTTCCTTAACAGTCGTTTTCGTCAGATTTTGCAAATTCGCGAAAGCGGAAAGTCTGTAATTCAGGACCGAACAATATATGAAGATGCACACATCTTTGCACCCAACTTACACGCAATGGGCTTGATGACAAATAGGGATTTTGAGAATTATACTTCATTATTTGAGCTAATGGAATCGCTGGTTTCGCCACCAGATTTGCTAATTTATCTAAGAAGTTCTATTCCAAATCTTGTTGGACAGATTCACAAACGTGGTCGTGAGTACGAAAACTCAATTTCTATCGAATATCTGAGCCGACTTAACGAGCGTTACGAAGCTTGGGTTCACGGTTATACCAAAGGAAAACTTCTGATTATCGACGTTGACACAATTGATTTTGTAAATAATCCTGAAGATTTGGGAACAATTATCAATAGAATTGATGCTGAATTGCATGGACTTTTTTAG
- a CDS encoding T9SS type A sorting domain-containing protein, with the protein MNKFYIFAAAFISSLGFAQQSTSFEASEGFTLGTIHNQNGWVVTEGSDGFVTNQIITDETASVGNFSFKNANEPGFGDQWFPIFGAVKTFETPANHNNFTISYDVKATEKLGADFEFTLYAIDDQEEFVPIAGIGIENRGFIYMIKDIDYGFEYATSEWEINQWINIKIEVTATDIKYYVDNILQGTFANSTSLDILGFNMLHNNYGGDAYYDNIQITTGPLNTADFTKQSLALYPNPATNSVSINSESDIINVGIFTLNGQKVLETIQSSNIDISGLSQGLYLLTATDISGNKTTTKLLKR; encoded by the coding sequence ATGAACAAATTTTACATTTTTGCCGCGGCCTTTATTTCTTCTCTAGGTTTTGCACAACAATCAACTTCTTTCGAAGCTTCTGAAGGTTTCACTTTAGGAACGATTCACAATCAAAATGGTTGGGTTGTTACCGAAGGATCTGATGGTTTTGTGACGAACCAAATTATTACAGACGAGACAGCATCAGTAGGAAATTTCTCTTTTAAAAATGCAAATGAACCAGGTTTTGGAGATCAGTGGTTTCCGATTTTTGGTGCGGTAAAAACGTTTGAAACTCCTGCAAATCATAACAACTTTACGATATCCTACGATGTAAAAGCTACAGAAAAATTAGGCGCTGATTTCGAATTTACTTTATACGCAATCGATGATCAAGAGGAATTTGTTCCAATTGCGGGGATCGGAATTGAGAATAGAGGTTTTATTTATATGATAAAAGACATCGATTATGGTTTTGAATACGCAACTTCAGAATGGGAAATTAACCAATGGATTAACATCAAGATTGAAGTAACTGCCACAGATATTAAATATTATGTTGATAATATCTTACAAGGAACTTTTGCAAATAGCACTTCTTTAGACATTCTAGGTTTTAATATGTTGCACAACAATTACGGTGGAGATGCTTATTATGATAATATCCAAATCACGACAGGACCTTTAAATACAGCTGATTTTACAAAACAATCTTTGGCTCTTTATCCAAATCCAGCGACAAATTCAGTATCTATTAATTCTGAATCCGACATTATAAATGTGGGAATTTTTACTTTAAACGGGCAGAAAGTTTTAGAAACTATTCAATCTTCCAATATAGATATTAGCGGTCTATCACAAGGATTGTACTTATTAACAGCAACAGATATCTCTGGCAATAAGACAACTACCAAATTATTGAAAAGGTAG
- a CDS encoding sodium-translocating pyrophosphatase has translation MDSLMIYVPIAMAILGLVFMWAKRSWVLKQDPGDGKMKEISDYIYEGALAFLKAEYRLLAIFVVAASIALAIVSYFVPTTHILIVVAFVFGAFFSALAGNMGMKIATKTNVRTTQAARTSLPQALKVSFGGGTVMGLGVAGLAVLGLTGFFIILFHYFMDGVWTNVHQMTILLETLAGFSLGAESIALFARVGGGIYTKAADVGADLVGKVEAGIPEDDPRNPATIADNVGDNVGDVAGMGADLFGSYVATVLAAMVLGNYVIKDMGGAIDDVFGGIGPILLPMSIAGFGILFSIIGTLVVSIKDNNAKEKQVQSALNVGNWISIALTAGACFVLVKYMLPPTLKMSFYGEGIKEIESINVFYATIVGLIVGGVISFVTEYYTGLGTKPVMAIVQKSSTGAGTNVIAGLATGMISTFPTVLLFAAAIWISYAFAGFYGVALAASAMMATTAMQLAIDAFGPIADNAGGIAEMSELPKEVRTRTDILDAVGNTTAATGKGFAIASAALTSLALFAAYVTFTGIDGINIFKAPVLAMLFVGGMIPVVFSALAMNSVGKAAMDMVNEVRRQFREIPGILEGTAKPEYAKCVDISTKAALREMILPGVLTIGFPIAIVLLGKMVYGSNNLLIAEMLGGYMAGVTVSGVLWAVFQNNAGGAWDNAKKSFEAGVMINGEMTFKGSDAHKAAITGDTVGDPLKDTSGPSMNILIKLTCLIGLVIAPILGSDLPIETLEVKPLTEVEATIATTAVVPATAVVSKEVRIESTKDADGMMKTIITTTQDNKVSTKILEGTEAEVKAQLHDFRK, from the coding sequence ATGGATTCATTAATGATTTATGTTCCTATTGCCATGGCAATTTTAGGACTGGTATTTATGTGGGCAAAACGAAGTTGGGTTCTTAAACAAGATCCGGGCGACGGTAAGATGAAAGAGATTTCAGATTATATATATGAAGGTGCTCTTGCTTTCCTAAAAGCAGAATACCGGCTACTTGCAATCTTTGTGGTTGCTGCGAGTATTGCACTCGCAATAGTTTCTTATTTTGTGCCTACAACTCATATACTGATTGTCGTAGCCTTTGTTTTCGGAGCTTTTTTCTCTGCACTTGCAGGAAATATGGGAATGAAGATTGCCACAAAAACCAATGTCCGCACCACACAAGCTGCTCGTACTAGTTTGCCACAAGCACTCAAAGTCTCTTTTGGCGGGGGTACAGTAATGGGACTTGGAGTTGCAGGTCTTGCAGTTTTGGGACTTACTGGGTTCTTTATTATTCTCTTTCATTATTTTATGGATGGCGTTTGGACCAATGTACATCAAATGACTATTCTTCTCGAGACACTAGCAGGATTTTCGTTAGGTGCCGAATCAATTGCATTGTTCGCTAGAGTCGGTGGGGGAATTTATACTAAAGCAGCCGATGTGGGTGCCGACCTTGTTGGAAAAGTAGAAGCTGGTATTCCAGAAGATGATCCTCGTAATCCTGCAACTATTGCCGATAATGTAGGTGATAATGTAGGTGATGTAGCAGGAATGGGAGCCGATCTTTTTGGATCGTATGTTGCAACTGTACTTGCTGCAATGGTATTAGGAAACTACGTGATTAAGGATATGGGTGGCGCAATTGATGATGTTTTCGGTGGAATCGGACCTATTTTGCTTCCGATGTCAATCGCTGGTTTTGGAATTCTGTTCTCGATTATTGGAACTTTGGTAGTGAGTATCAAAGATAATAATGCTAAAGAAAAGCAAGTTCAGTCGGCTCTAAATGTGGGGAATTGGATTTCGATTGCTTTGACGGCCGGTGCGTGTTTTGTTTTAGTAAAATATATGCTGCCACCTACTCTAAAAATGTCGTTTTACGGAGAAGGAATTAAAGAAATAGAATCTATAAACGTCTTTTACGCAACCATTGTCGGGCTAATTGTGGGCGGAGTTATTTCGTTTGTTACAGAATATTACACAGGATTGGGAACAAAACCAGTTATGGCAATCGTTCAGAAATCTTCTACGGGAGCCGGAACAAACGTTATTGCAGGATTGGCAACAGGAATGATTTCTACTTTTCCAACCGTGCTATTATTTGCAGCAGCGATATGGATTTCCTACGCTTTTGCAGGGTTTTATGGAGTGGCACTTGCCGCTTCGGCGATGATGGCAACCACTGCAATGCAACTTGCCATCGATGCTTTTGGGCCAATTGCCGATAATGCAGGCGGAATTGCCGAAATGAGTGAACTTCCAAAAGAAGTTCGTACTAGAACAGATATTCTTGATGCGGTAGGAAATACAACGGCAGCGACAGGAAAAGGCTTTGCAATCGCTTCGGCAGCATTGACATCTCTGGCATTGTTTGCAGCCTATGTAACCTTTACAGGAATCGACGGAATCAATATTTTCAAGGCGCCAGTTTTAGCGATGTTGTTTGTGGGTGGAATGATTCCCGTTGTTTTCTCTGCTCTCGCAATGAACTCTGTTGGAAAAGCTGCAATGGATATGGTAAATGAAGTGCGTCGTCAGTTTAGAGAAATTCCGGGAATTCTAGAGGGAACAGCAAAACCAGAATATGCAAAGTGTGTGGATATTTCGACAAAAGCCGCTTTGCGCGAAATGATTCTGCCGGGTGTTCTAACCATTGGTTTTCCAATTGCAATTGTTCTACTTGGTAAAATGGTTTACGGATCTAATAATCTCTTGATTGCCGAAATGCTTGGAGGTTATATGGCAGGAGTCACCGTTTCTGGTGTACTTTGGGCAGTTTTCCAAAATAATGCTGGAGGCGCATGGGATAATGCTAAGAAATCTTTTGAAGCAGGAGTCATGATCAATGGCGAGATGACTTTTAAAGGTTCAGACGCACACAAAGCTGCCATTACAGGAGATACAGTTGGAGATCCTCTTAAAGATACTTCAGGGCCATCGATGAATATTTTAATAAAACTGACTTGTCTTATCGGATTGGTAATTGCGCCAATCTTAGGATCAGATTTGCCAATTGAAACTTTGGAAGTGAAACCGCTCACAGAAGTGGAAGCTACAATCGCAACTACTGCAGTAGTTCCGGCAACCGCGGTGGTTTCAAAAGAAGTTCGAATAGAAAGTACTAAAGATGCCGATGGAATGATGAAAACAATCATTACCACAACTCAAGACAATAAAGTCTCCACCAAAATATTAGAAGGAACGGAAGCTGAAGTAAAAGCACAGTTGCACGATTTTAGAAAATAA
- a CDS encoding inorganic diphosphatase codes for MTADKILTFDVLIEIPKGSRNKYEYDFEFKKIRYDRMLFSSMMYPADYGFIPETLALDGDPLDVLVLVTEPTFPGCVMEVKPIGVFHMADDKGQDEKIICVPVSDPIWNRLEDLSDINPHLLKEIEHFFQVYKDLENKKVDVGGWGDANEAKEIIVQCINRFEAIENREEGLFSIK; via the coding sequence ATGACAGCTGACAAAATTCTAACTTTTGACGTATTGATTGAAATACCAAAAGGAAGCAGAAACAAATACGAATACGATTTCGAATTCAAAAAAATACGTTACGACCGAATGTTGTTTTCGTCAATGATGTATCCTGCAGATTATGGATTCATTCCAGAAACTTTAGCGCTTGATGGAGATCCATTAGATGTTTTAGTTTTGGTAACTGAGCCAACTTTTCCTGGATGTGTAATGGAAGTAAAGCCAATCGGTGTTTTCCACATGGCAGATGACAAAGGTCAAGACGAAAAGATTATCTGTGTACCAGTTTCAGATCCAATCTGGAATAGACTTGAAGATCTTAGCGATATCAACCCACACCTTCTTAAAGAAATTGAGCACTTTTTTCAAGTGTACAAAGATCTTGAAAACAAGAAAGTTGATGTTGGTGGATGGGGAGATGCAAACGAAGCAAAAGAAATTATTGTTCAGTGCATCAACCGTTTTGAAGCAATAGAAAATAGAGAAGAAGGATTATTCAGTATAAAATAA